From a single Phragmites australis chromosome 7, lpPhrAust1.1, whole genome shotgun sequence genomic region:
- the LOC133923458 gene encoding acetylserotonin O-methyltransferase 1-like: protein MTLRLLAEVSPHDLLVGLAELQNHLLGYVKSMALKCAVDLGIPNAIYRRGGAATLAEIATDTAVHPAKVPDLQRVMELLSTSGIFSATAGEDSGGFGVVVYGLTTASRFLVGWRNLSPMVPFLVSPVVVSSFFSMCDWFRSEPAAAGSLFELAHGCSQRDMAGKDAALNSALNDYVVADSQLFLEVIILDKGRIFRGLSSLIDVGGGHGAATQIIARAFPRIKCTVLDLPHVVGQVTACDGELHFIAGDMFESIPPADAVLLKNILHEWGDEDCVKILQRCKEAIPSRHAGGKVIIIDMVRGSAKGDSKISEMEAIQNMFMMHVNGMERGENEWKKIFSDAGFSADYKIMPILGPLSVIEIYP, encoded by the exons ATGACGCTTAGACTCTTGGCCGAAGTGAGCCCCCACGACTTGCTCGTAGGTCTTGCCGAGCTCCAAAACCACCTGCTCGGTTACGTTAAGTCCATGGCGCTCAAGTGCGCCGTGGATCTCGGCATCCCCAACGCCATCTACCGCCGCGGCGGTGCCGCCACCCTCGCCGAAATCGCGACCGACACCGCGGTACATCCGGCCAAGGTCCCTGACCTCCAGCGCGTGATGGAACTGCTCAGCACTTCGGGCATCTTCAGCGCCACCGCCGGGGAAGACAGCGGTGGCTTCGGTGTCGTCGTGTACGGGCTGACCACGGCATCCCGCTTCCTCGTCGGCTGGCGCAACCTGTCCCCTATGGTGCCGTTCTTGGTGAGCCCTGTCGTCGTCTCCTCCTTCTTCAGCATGTGCGACTGGTTCAGGAGCgagccggcggcggccgggTCCCTCTTCGAGCTGGCACACGGCTGCTCCCAGCGGGATATGGCGGGCAAGGATGCCGCGCTGAATAGCGCCCTGAACGACTACGTGGTCGCTGATAGCCAGCTTTTCCTCGAGGTCATTATTTTGGACAAGGGCCGCATCTTCCGCGGGCTGAGCTCGCTGATCGACGTCGGTGGCGGCCATGGCGCGGCCACACAGATCATCGCGAGGGCCTTCCCGCGCATCAAGTGCACCGTGCTGGACCTTCCTCACGTGGTCGGCCAGGTCACCGCCTGTGATGGCGAACTGCATTTCATTGCCGGCGACATGTTTGAGTCTATTCCACCTGCGGACGCTGTCTTACTCAAG AACATTTTGCATGAATGGGGTGATGAGGATTGCGTCAAGATACTTCAACGTTGCAAGGAAGCCATCCCTAGTAGACATGCTGGAGGAAAGGTTATAATCATAGATATGGTGAGAGGATCAGCAAAGGGAGATAGCAAAATCAGCGAGATGGAAGCCATACAGAACATGTTCATGATGCATGTCAACGGCATGGAACGAGGCGAAAATGAGTGGAAAAAGATCTTTTCTGATGCTGGATTCAGTGCCGATTACAAAATCATGCCAATATTGGGTCCCCTTTCAGTAATTGAGATCTACCCATGA